From a region of the Pseudomonadota bacterium genome:
- a CDS encoding cupin domain-containing protein — MDDIGLRLRRLRELRGLSQRTLARLSGVSNATISLIENRRTDPSLGLLKKVLDAIPISLGDFFGMDVHRAEQVFYGAEELVEIGSGPISYRQVGGDLGQSKLQMLYETYAPGADTGQSLLTHDGEESGVVISGRLEVTVGEQVRVLRAGDAYRFSSSTPHRFHNVGREPCVLVSACTPPSF, encoded by the coding sequence TTGGACGATATCGGACTTCGTTTGCGCCGCCTGCGCGAGCTCCGCGGTCTCTCGCAGCGCACCCTGGCGCGTCTCTCCGGCGTGAGCAATGCCACCATTTCACTGATCGAGAACCGGCGCACCGACCCCTCGCTGGGGCTGTTGAAAAAGGTCCTCGACGCCATCCCCATCTCGCTGGGCGACTTCTTCGGCATGGACGTGCACCGTGCCGAACAGGTCTTCTACGGTGCAGAAGAGCTGGTGGAGATCGGTAGCGGGCCCATCTCCTATCGCCAGGTGGGGGGCGATCTCGGCCAGAGCAAACTGCAGATGCTGTACGAGACCTATGCGCCGGGTGCCGACACCGGGCAGTCGCTCCTCACTCACGACGGCGAAGAGTCCGGCGTGGTGATCAGCGGGCGCTTGGAAGTGACGGTAGGTGAGCAGGTGCGGGTGCTGCGCGCGGGCGATGCCTACCGCTTCAGCAGCAGCACCCCCCACCGCTTTCACAACGTCGGGCGGGAACCTTGTGTCCTGGTCAGCGCCTGCACGCCACCGAGTTTCTAG
- a CDS encoding peptidase S16, translating to MTRSHFTNPFDALPNTLPIFPLPGAVLLPGTQLPFNIFEPRYLNMVFDVLGEHRLIGMVQPKPASLHSRKPEVMGTGCAGRISSYCETADGRLLIALSGVCRFDVGEEIPTTRGYRKVVADWSHYQGDYAIEQAKLTERRLLLSRLRIFCDTHRMEIAWNALERMGDGGMVNFLATQLPLEDGDKQVLLEAPDIAARARLLMGMLEPAHRREKRPGRLH from the coding sequence ATGACACGCAGCCACTTTACCAATCCTTTTGACGCACTGCCAAACACGCTTCCGATCTTCCCTCTGCCAGGGGCGGTGCTCCTGCCCGGTACGCAACTCCCCTTCAATATCTTCGAACCGCGCTACCTCAACATGGTTTTTGATGTGCTGGGAGAGCATCGGCTGATCGGCATGGTGCAACCCAAACCCGCCAGCCTCCACAGCCGCAAACCCGAGGTGATGGGCACGGGCTGCGCGGGACGCATCAGTTCGTACTGCGAAACGGCGGACGGGCGTCTGCTGATAGCGCTGAGCGGGGTGTGTCGGTTCGACGTCGGCGAAGAGATCCCCACCACCCGCGGCTACCGCAAGGTGGTGGCCGACTGGTCGCACTACCAGGGCGACTACGCCATCGAACAAGCCAAGCTGACCGAACGGCGCCTGCTGCTGAGCCGCCTGCGTATCTTTTGCGACACACACCGCATGGAGATCGCCTGGAACGCACTGGAGCGGATGGGCGATGGCGGCATGGTCAATTTCCTCGCTACGCAACTACCGCTGGAAGACGGAGACAAACAGGTGTTGCTGGAGGCACCGGATATCGCCGCGCGGGCACGTCTGCTGATGGGGATGCTGGAACCGGCTCATCGCCGCGAAAAGCGGCCG